The genomic stretch ggtggtgtcacgagattggaagtattttgaaaagctcatactttgaaaaacattcaagagtgcttcttaggtagatgccatgaactgcaagagctttcgcgatcgtcacagtGGTCCCcccacatatattatgttctcggatttgcacgatttgtgtgggtcggtctgtggtaggtaggggggctcgagccccccccccccctagcccctAAGCTAAGCTAGCCCCTAAGCTAGCCCCTTAGCCCCTAGgctaagctatgaaaagtagtaaattgagtgaggcattttaaattgcctcttttcctttatattttcaatgctgacatacatcagcttgtgtaactgtcaacctgggctattccagccaaaaccagccacagatgtagcttgactttcttaaatatcactgaaaaaaattgtgtgcattttttagacgatgcatatatccaaTGTAAATcataattttgttttcttgaacaatggggcgcattaaactgtgccgaaatatgaagttgtcccttacgagcttccttctgacatctacatatacatcatttgtgcgctttccttgcctggtgttggaggggaagcacgggtctgccatcccgaagggtatgtagaacgagaataaatctggtgatgtggtgagaactcaagaacggagcacatttgggtcaagtttacaataaatttctgacaaattagcattcttgaaggagcccccagattatttatgcttgtaactgatttcTTGTGATTAGCTTCGCATAAAAATACCAAGCTGATCTATAATCATTGTTTagccatgtgtttgagaatatcaagcacttgcaaaaatctactttttttcagatagtatattcacatataggtcgtcttaaagaaatcttcccttatttgtataactagtcccctcctgcaacatattgaaaatctacaggtttatttttcttcaaaagaaataaaaaaaattgtcaccataatgtgctgcagcttgttcgtcagttgaggctacctaggaagcaaaaaataaaataaaataaaagatgcctctctcctgcgaaaatcgaagctctgcttttccattttgagaacctaaaggtgtatttgttcttacgcaagaaaaatgtttcgttagCTCATTCATaccccatctgtatgacgctataacacactttgaacaaattctgcattcaactgttctgcccagttctgcagattaattgcagtcgctgcttcataacagctttgttaacatttatgattgttttcacatacctgaagtcatctgaaagtgaacaaatctcatcatttcaagggcataccctcccctatagcatgttcagaatctgctggcatgtgttttctgtagatcttatagcatcagctgaccatattggctcagatcatgtcagaatgcgacgtaacagcttttggaaacaatttattatgaactcgtgtgcccttcaaccacaaaaaaaaaaaaaaagcccacagtctttctttcagtggaaatatgtgtttttgctgcattaacagaaggtggctcaaattattgtgtacctccttgtggcctgggtggagcatgcctcactgtgctttatgtccagtaatttcttctccaccgtatctctttggcagtgagccacaacgtatgcagtcttcaagctttctttcacccggaagaacagcttacagctctgcagacatcagaatatctgcacactatagggggctacaatctagccctataggtgccaacgttttaaatggtactgcgaacacagttatagtaccctatatcacggcacaaagcaattatgtcaaagttatgcttgtggaggcaacacgcttgccaaagccaaagaggcaaagtgatgcttatggagggttttattatgccctgctgctcagtgtatggctccTGTTTTTAACTGGAACAAACCAATCAAAAAattctgaggaaagaaatatgccaccttcagttgccatcgactaagcaaactaagtcaataatggtggttgttattcactctgctacgtgattgtgttcatgttaattcacctgtttggtactgtggtaccagctagcttccttgtagcgtaacatatatgtgaccgcatggagaacaaagaggaggaactagctagtctggcgtaggagctctcacactggcatagctgatcaaaaagaaaatgtgggccatacatcacataaaacacaaataccagtatattttcagcaagcactggttaatttctagtaggtgcgacgcatatagcgtgtccatggactgattttttgtTCTCAGAGAAATTATATTTTTGCACTTATAatggatgacaacatgttctacatacGAAGCGGATGTAcgaattaggtctcgtttaattattggaaatagaaggtcggtgcaaatgcaacgtcagtttccctatgtgccgatAGAGTTctcaaaagtatgctcgtgaccatttagtgcgaggacatggccccgaaataatggttgtctGAGAGTAAATCTcgcagcgtttttttttttgccttttcacttgaacgtgaggaagaaacaacgctgcaggaactgcaagcagcacatttaatgtaatgtcgcgcaggatgcaagttttacagcgatttcatatttcagcacaatatttataagctgtaaaaaattagggcacctctgctgactcaagttattcatccgagagaaaatattttttttcttgcaaacaaacaaacaatttcttcacattcatatgcagcttatttgcagaaatgcatttcgagagtctgtccagtacctgttccctgcgtttatcagaacgtaggctcacaaagaaaaccacaggcaggttccgatttcacgattctacggttctgaggctggaacacacacaaacacatacagacggacaaacacaacacatccacacggtatcggaatcaggctttttcgtcgatcgacACTTatcaactctacgacttcacaaccaagggcagctgcaggagaatggcgatgttcgcgacaatgttcataatatagcaggtgtccaccatagctggaaccaacaccggaaactcatttggtgacacgacacgaattcagagttcgacatcctcaaatttgacaggcgagcagcagaacaaatcattcactgcagtgtcaacagaatcctgatagccggcggagaatacagtaaacgattcgtccagactcggcactctcgttcccagcccaccgaaAAAAGCCTCATCCTGCgaggaactattttgagacgcgggagccaaaagccttcgctgctctgaggctgttgtgcctgtcgaccaatcagagatgATTTATTTTGAAAATTTGAATCTGAAGcctttgtatcgcaaaagttgatttttacggctttatctttacaccgtggatttttgtgatttattttgaggagtttattctcgaagtttattttgcgaagtgtaaaccagagtgatcccctgTTAAAGTACCTTGAACAAACATAGCTTCTTCTCGGAATGTCAGTTCGGGTTTCGCCCAGGTAAATCCACAGATTTAGCGCTACTCAACACTGTTGAGAAAGTTTGAACAGCCATAGATAGAAAAAGATTAATAATGGGCATATTTATAGATCTAACGAAGGCGTTTGACCTCATAGATCGTGAGAGATTACTGCTGAAACTAGAACTGTACGGAATAAGAGGTATGCCACTCCAACTCTTAAATAGCTACCTAACTGGCAGAACCCAGTACGTATCAATAGGCGATGATAAATCTAGTATCCTACAAAACATAGTTGGGTTGCCTGAGGGTTCAATCCTGGgccctctgctttttttttagtttttatcAATGATCTGCCAGAGTTCTTGTCAGCAGAGTGTACCCTTTACGCGGACGACACCAGCGTGTTTGTGGATGCGGtaaccctagaaacacttcaccaCGAAGCTAACCAACCTCTTAACAGACTGTCGATCTGGCTGTCTTTAAATAAGTTAGTTCcgagttagttagttagttagttagttagttagttagttagttagatCTTGAGAATTCAAGTGTGGATTTCAGTTGTCACAGGCTCTCCCGGGCAGAGTCGGTCAAGTTATTGGGTGTCACACTTAATGAGCACCTTAATTGCCAAGAACATGTTAGTTACATTAGAGGGAATATGTGTTGCGGCCTACAGGCACTGTCGAAGGTCAGAACCTTTTTTCCCGCACGCATACTGGCCAATATCTACAATGCTTTGATCCACTCACACTTAAACTATGCTCTCGTAGTATATGGGACTAACCTATAGCAGTGTACTTCAGCCGTTGCTCATAGTTCGGAAGCGTGCACTGAGAATCATACTGGCCAAGGGTCGCAGGGACTCGATCACACACGCCTTCTCCCTATTTTCGATTATGGATGTCTTTACATTTATCAAATATAAATTAATTTTACTAGTACACAGTTTTGTGTACTCCACTTGTGTACTTAGTTCTGTTTCTCTTACATATTACAACACAACTTATTCGTCGCGCAGAACATACATGCACCTTAGAATGCCCTTCCCAAGAACTAATTTTGGCATATATAGATTTAGTTATTGCGGACCAAAAGCATGCAATGAATTACCAAAAGAGCTTCGGCAATTAAATAACTTTTTCTTATTTAGACAGCGACTACGAGCACATTTAACTGGGCATTGATACACCGCTATTTTTGTCACTGTTTTACTGTGTGATATTGTTGTCGTTAGTGATGCATATGTCATTTAGTATTACTAGGGCTAGTCATTTTACTTTAGGTGTTAGCGTTGTTGTTGAGATAACTATTGCTGATGCTGTTAACTTGTCGTACATCTGTTACATACCTGTGGTTTCACTTTATTACTCTTGTGGTGATAGGCTGACCCACAAGACATGTAACGTAGTTTCCATATTGTTTGCCCACACGGCACTACATAACAGGCTGCGGCCTCGTAGTCCCACATTTCATCAGTGTACGAGCAATGtgtcaaaaaaataaaaaaataaaaaatggttTAAGACAAATAttatctaagcaagcgagaaatattatgctatcttcagtggaaacaatactcaatcaaaaacgagaaacattgtaaatttaatgtaattcaGATTATTGTTAATCAATcaagaaatcaacagacacaactaataaatcatgcatacataattcccaactcacaaaatatcaatcgagtgaacatctgaaacaaagagagaaagtcaagtttatccagtgatagaaacaatacgcattcgaaaaggagaaacaaatttaattacatcattttttatgataacttgcaacaataatttctacacgcagaagcaacaaacaaacaccacatctgaaatgcaaattaatgtaaaagttttctACAGAGGGAATCAACAGACACATCTCAAGAATACCTTCCCAActagaaaaatattttttattaatatcaatcgagtgatcatctgaaacaaagtcaaagcagtaattaattcaggCAAACATTTTCTAAACAAGCAGAGCGAATACATcgcagaaacatgtctttttcatcCAAGACACGCTAGTGGattcgaagtgagagagggaagccgcTAACCAtagagttcccgtacactttcatTAAGGTTCCGACCTGAGGGAGTAGGGGATTCTCCCGCggtcttggtacacaatgtaGTTGAAGGCCATAAACTCGCCCCCCACCCAGGTCAAGATATGGAGGGTCGGTATGGCCTTTTGTACACAGCAGAGACAATGGAAGATGTTGGAAAACGACCGTTCGAAAAAACTCGTATTCGGCAATGGCGAGAAATGCTGAAGCGGCTTCATCTCCGGATATAAATTCTTCACGCGTGTTAGCGCGTCCTTGGAAGGCGTGTACCTGCTGGTGTTAGGGTCTTCTGACGGAGACGGTAAAGCGATGGCCCGTTTGCCTACAAGAAAGTGCGAAGGGCTGAGGACTCCTCTGGATCGTTGTCTATGAAAGTGATTGGCCTAGAGTTGACGACAGATTCAACTTCGGTAACCAGGGTCTCAAGCGCCTCGATCTCCAAACAAGTCTTGCCAAGAACCTTCCGGAGGGAGGATTTGACGGTTCTTACGAGCCTCTCCCACCATCCTCCCCACCAGGGAGCTCCAGGAACGATGTATCTCCACGTGATATTATGATGACCAAGGTACCTGCTGACTTCAGATGTTCTTGTTGACTGCCTCGCAACTCCTTTTCCGCTCTCTTGAAGCTTCTCGCGTTATCTGAGCATATGAGCGACGGTACACCTCTTCTGGCAACAAACCTCCTAAAACACATTAGGAAGACGTCCGCAGTTGTCGCTGAGGCGACCTCAAGATGTATGGCACGCGTTGTTGCACAGGTGAAGAGTACTATATAGTACATTGTGCCCCTGCCTCTTCCATACAGTGGCCCTGCCAAGTCCACTTCAACAGCCTGAAAGGGGTCGCCTTTTGCTACTCTAAATTCATGCAGAGGAGCTGTAGGAGCCTGGACTGACTTAGCTCTGTATCTGGCGCAGCAGAGCACACCTGCTTATAACGCGCTTCACTGTTTGGCGGTCTCTTTGCACACAGAATTCCTCACGCAGTTCAGCGAGAGTGCTCAGCACTCCTCCATGTAAGACCCTGTCATGAGCTTTCATTACTACGAGCGTTGTGAAATGATGATCGCTGGGTAGATGATGGGATGCTTGATACGCTCTTCGTCATTTATATGCTGAAGACGACCTTTCGCTCGGAGAATTCCTTCATCGTCGATGAAAAACtgaagatctttcagcatcggGGATGCAGTTTGCCCATTTTCGATTTTGATCTGATAAACTTCTCCTTGCACTCTACGTATCCATTTTAACTTCGCAACCTGTATCTCACTGGAGGAGAGCGCTCCAGCAATCCTCTGTCTTGGGTTCTTAACATTGTTGACAAACCGTAGGATATATGACGTCACAAACAAAAGTTTGTCCAACGAACTGTACTTCGGAAGATCAATGATGTCTTCCGCTGATTTTGTAAGCAACTGGACACTTGTTTGGCCTTTTGGTGGAGCTTTTCGGACCTCGTCTTCGACGTCTTGCCCGCTTGAAGCATCCATTGGCCATTCAGAAGGGTCGCTTTTAAGCCACGGCGGACCATGCCACCACAATTCTTCCGCCACTAGACGCTGCGCTGAAACACCTCTGGTCAGTAAGTCTGCTGGGTTAGAGTCTCCGGTGCAGTGTCTCCACAAGCCAGGGTCGGTTAGAGACCGAATTTCAGCAACCCTGTTTGCTACGAATGTGCTCCACCGAGATGGGTCCTGCCGAATCCATCCAAGAGCTATGGTCGAGTCTGTCCAGAAGTGGCTGTCCACTGTACAGTCATATAGGGCTGTTCTGACGTAGTGTACTAGCCTTGCGGCGACAAGAGCTCCCATTAGTTCCAATCTTGGAAGAGTTAGCTTAGACTTAAGTGGAGACACCCTTGTTTTTGAGACTAGAAGATGAATGTTCGAGTGCGTTGTTGCTTGACCTGCCACCTTAACGTATACTACTGCTCCGTAAGCATGCATGCTAGCATCGGAAAAGGCATATAGGATTAGATGCCTGCCTGTAGTGGAATCCAGTGGTCCGAAGTATCGACACACTTTAACTAGACGCAAAGTTAGAAGCTCTGCGCACCAAGACTTCCACTCGGTTAAGGCCTCTTCCGGAAGCTTGTCATCCCACCTTACTCCATGAATCCAAAGTTGTTGGAACAGTTTCTTCACTCGAATGGTGAAAGGACTTAGTATTCCAAGTGGATCGAAAATTCTTGAAGCGGCTTGTAACGCGTAACGCTTCGTATCCGCAGTTTCCAAAAGAAACGTGAATAAGGATTCATCGTCACCTGCAGTTTATCCTGCTCTGTGTCCCATGACACTCCCAGTATCTTCTGTGGGCTTAACAACTGctgcttttccttgtttccgTGTACGGGACTTTCACGTCCATCAAATAAAGCTTGTAGTCGATCGTTACTGGTTGTCCACTTTCAAAGGTTCATTCCCGCTGTGTTCATGATTTCTAGAGCTTCACGGTAGAGCTTTTCGGCCTCTTCCTCTGAGTCTGCGCCAGTAACCAAATCGTCAACGTAAAACGAACGGCTCACTTTTCTTGCTGTTGTTTCTTGGTCGCCGGTAATGGTAGCAAGATGGTGCTGGATGGTAGCTGATAGTAGGAAGGGACTCGAGGTCGCTCCAAACGGAACTCTCGTCATACGCAGAACCTGTACCCCATCCAGATCATTATGAGAAGCCTCCTGGTCGGGTTGATGTTGAAACCAACGATATCGAAAAACGTCTCGGCCCTCTTGCTGAATCAAAACCTGGAGAAACGCCTTTTCTATCAGCGGTAAGGGCAACCTTGTAACTCCTGAATCGTAGAAGTAGCTGCAAAATATCGGGATTCAAATTGATACCCTTATCCAGGCACTGATTTAGGGATATGCTGTCTGGCGCATGAGAAGAGGCGTCGAAGACGACGCGTACTTTAGTTGTCGCTCGGTCTTCTCGTATCGCTCCCAGAAATGCTGCATCAGAAGCGTTCATTTTACCTTACACATTGCATCTTTTTGTAAACCATTTTACATAATTTTCACAGCGAGATATTATTAATattctaaacctgataacataatacatttttaatcaataaaatgagcacagatatgatttaattaagtgtagaagcGAACTAGAAAACAGAATAAACAAGGAAGTTTGAGcaaagagatggacggatttcgtactcgctaccataggtcatgggatgacatgataaaaagctgtttcgaaaaagaagagcagccaaatgattctattatcacagcatttcaatacgttttaaacatggtcgtattcggacaTATGGTTCAAATTACGGAATTGAAGGTccaagaacttgtatgccgaatctacaatagttataaaaatatttgcacgtcaacaccggaagggccactgggattgatggtggagtttttgtggtttgctaacgaagaattgaaatacactagaccagatgtaattgtaatcattgcaatgggcattgcattaatcaacaaagcaatcagatcaaattatcatatacaagcagtatacatcgcacgattcattacggatttgttgaaattgtcAGCGTCATTGTCATCATCAGCTGACATGCCCATCGTCAATGTGTGTTAGTGGCGCCACCGTAGTACTTAACGGCGGTGCGCCACGTCGTAATGGTCTGTCGTCATTCATAGAACGTCCTACGACGACCTATTCGGCACCTTACCATCCTAAATTATTATGCATGCCTGTATATACGTCTCATCATCATTAAACGTTTGTATTTGTTGCTACTCCGACTGCCGCATCCTTATTACAAGAGTTTGGCGGATGAAGATGTTCTTGGAGTGAGCCACGGCCCGGTCACCTTCCTTCCACACTTGGCGACCCAGGACAATTCCTTTTTGCCTTCATTCCCGCCTCACATGGCGCAGTCGGCAGGATCGGCAATCTTCGGAGTGAAGTCTTGAGAGTTCAAAGGCAAGATCGTTTTTCAGCGCAGTCCATGGCCTTTGTCAGCAGAGGCATAGTCAATTTTCTTTACACTTGTTGAGGCATGGTACGAGGTACTCAGATAGCTCCATCAGCTTGGGTGCTTGAACCGATGGCGTGTTTTCCATCTTCTGGTCCTTCGACGTTGTTATGCAATTCGTATTGGATTCGTCCTCCAGCAACCAACAGTCGCGGTAACCTTGTCAAGGTCAGTCATTGTCCTATTCAGTAAAGTCACTAGCGTTCTCTCTCACGAGACTAGTGTCCTGATGGCTTGCTTCAGTCTAGGCAGCCGTCATGTCTTACTCATGTCTTTCGAACTTTCTTTAGCGGTGTAGAACGTACAGATTTCTCCCGCGCGAGAGTTAAGCCTTTTTCTTCAGTTAGGACTAACAGTTGCTTAGCCTAACATTCTAGAACGTGCCTTCCTCGAGTGACTTTCGAGGCCGTTCTCTAGCTCAGTTGTAGCCATTTTAAGTTTTCCTGTCGAAAACTAAACCTCCATTCACTTGTAACTCTTCAGTCAGTTGCAACGGAATATATTGAGCTTCCACGACTAATGTTCCGGAATGCTATCTTTTAGTCTTAGGTGATGGCTTGGTGTTTCGAAGTAAGCGTAGCATGTCTCGTTATCGTAACATGTCTTCCAGGCACATGCCATTAATATTCAGACAACTTCACCTGATGTGTTATTTTTGAGCCAAATCAGCTTATTTCTTGGACTACCACACTGCTTGGACATATCGTCCAGCCGTTCATCGCCATCACCGTTGTCATCTTCAAGTGATCCACGCAAGGACCACGAGTGTCTTCATACAGCAAGGCCTGCTCAAGCGATGCGAACTTCACCTTACGATTCATCGTATCCGTGGGCACCTTCACGAACATTTGACTGGTCTTCAGCAAACGCAACATCAGTGCCCTGTAATCAGCTAATCCGGCCTCATCTTCGTCGCTATGTACTTCTTGGAACTGTACCTCTTCGTCTTCTATCAACAAGAACTTTCCTCTTCATCGAAAAGAAACTTCGTTCAGTGATCAACGATTTCCAAGAGACTTCGCATCAAATGCGAAACGTTATTGTGATGTGTTCGTAATTATCTTCAGTTCAGACAAGAACTTTAAGGTATGTTGAGACGTATATCTTTATCGCTATTAATGCCAGTATCTAGTTCTTCCGAGATCTATTGTTACCGCTATCCTCACGTTACGTTTTACGATTTTTATAGTGCAGACTTGCGTAACATTTACTCTTTCGCAATGGCCAGTCACTTCGACTTGGTTATCACTTCAAATTAAGTCTACTCTTGTAATCTATCTAGTACGACTTGAAATTGACAGTTTGCACTTGTGCTGGTACGCCTCGACAAATGTAAACAGACGTTTCATGAGCGAAGGGCGCTTCGTCTCATGAACGAACAAATTTGGCTTGACAGTTTTCTTTGCTTGATTTCCCTGACTCCTACTCTCGTATATCATGCTTGGAGTGTTTGTGTCAGTACTTCATTTTTGGTATTGTGTTCACTGTCAGATTTTGTCGCGCACATATTCTTGTCACAACTGTTAATCTTCTGTACACTTCAGAATTTCTCTGTATACTTCACTGTACTCAAAATCGGGAGATTTTTTCTTTCGTAGCGGGTATGGATTTGCCGCACTTAGCATATACGTTGTAACTTCGAGGAATTCTGTCTGTTCTCTTTTCTCAATGCCTTTATTCTGCCAAGGGCCCTGGTAAGAGTCGGGATGCATTGTTTAAAACTGAGAAAGGCAGAATATCACGATGATTATCATTTTTTGATTATCAAGTGTTTAGTACCTCAAGAGTGATCATgaaatgaggacatttcatttttattagAAGGGGTCGTGTCAGCGGAATTGTCATCGTCAGCTGACATGCCCATCGTCAATGTGTGTAAGTGGCGCCACCGTAGTACTTAACGGCTGTGCGCCACGTCGTAATGGTCAGTCGTCATTCATAGAACGTCCTACGACGACCTATTCGGCACCTTACCATCCTAAATTATTATGCATGCCTGTATATACGTCTCATCATCATTAAACGTTTGTATTTGTTGCTACTCCGACTGCCGCATCCTTATTACAAGAGTTTGGCGGATGAAGATGTTCTTGGAGTGAGCCACGGCCCGGTCACCTTCCTTCCACACTTGGCGACCCAGGACAATTCCTTTTTGCCTTCATTCCCGCCTcacaaaattacacctaacggttgaaatagaaagtacataaaaaatcttaccACGTGATATGTTTCACTAGAGCGtctacacaattattttcttctaccagttcctGCAATGATGTCGagtgagcagaagttcaatattgtcgtacaaggtctgatgtatcatcacttattgaaacacaacgaacatatcaattgcgatgGACCactggacgattttcatctaatactctcttgtacgccattcaagaatcttcatacaaagaaaggaagcatcaataagagactgtgcaagttcatcgcaacaaagtgcaagttgctgaagcaatacaaataCGGCGAACACGTATcgcctgcattaatcaacgctggattcaaacGCCCAATAATAAGACTtcattcatcaatcaagacaacaaacgaaaacttcagagtttggaatagaacacctgtaatttatcgaaataaacaagcgcataactgaaataataaatgtaatattcGTCATCAATGCAATGTAtcctacacatcgcaacgacaACAGCTTATTAGTATggctagattgaagattgctgaGGAGATGATTATTCCACACTACGTACAAGTAtcctcgcatggaatcagcgctgagAAACAGAGGTTTTACACGACTACACTCTATACGACAACGAcgtccgaaggatagaattgtagaagaagaatcggtcattgaaatttagaggcatgttacgagggtggttccatgaGTTTCCGGCCCAAGGTAGAAactgcgcgcgaatttgaaaatgcgattaaggacgcgtggcgccatctgttggagggccggagcacctcCCTCa from Ornithodoros turicata isolate Travis chromosome 4, ASM3712646v1, whole genome shotgun sequence encodes the following:
- the LOC135392505 gene encoding uncharacterized protein LOC135392505; translation: MHAYGAVVYVKVAGQATTHSNIHLLVSKTRVSPLKSKLTLPRLELMGALVAARLVHYVRTALYDCTVDSHFWTDSTIALGWIRQDPSRWSTFVANRVAEIRSLTDPGLWRHCTGDSNPADLLTRGVSAQRLVAEELWWHGPPWLKSDPSEWPMDASSGQDVEDEVRKAPPKGQTSVQLLTKSAEDIIDLPKYSSLDKLLFVTSYILRFVNNVKNPRQRIAGALSSSEIQVAKLKWIRRVQGEVYQIKIENGQTASPMLKDLQFFIDDEGILRAKGRLQHINDEERIKHPIIYPAIIISQRS